Genomic segment of Sphingomonas sp. KRR8:
GCTACCGCGCTGGAGCGGGCGGGCGTCCGGCCGCTGGCGCTCAACGCCGCCATCGACAAGCTCCAGGGTGGCCGCACCGCCGACACGCAGGGTGCCGAGGACCGGCTGGACGCGTTGAAGAAGTTCGCCCGTGACCTCACCCAGGCCGCGCGCGACGGCAAGCTGGACCCGGTCATCGGCCGCGACGAGGAAATCCGCCGCACCATCCAGGTGCTGGCCCGCCGGACCAAGAACAATCCGGTGCTGATCGGCGAACCCGGCGTCGGCAAGACCGCCATCGTCGAAGGGCTCGCCATTCGGATGATGAACGGCGACGTGCCCGATGGCCTCAAGGACCGCCGGCTGCTCAGCCTCGACATGGGTTCGCTGATCGCCGGCGCGAAGTATCGCGGTGAGTTCGAGGAACGCCTCAAGGGCGTGCTCGACGAGGTGAAGGCCGCAGCGGGCGAGATCATCCTGTTCATCGACGAAATGCACACGCTGGTGGGAGCCGGGAAGAGCGAAGGCGCGATGGACGCCTCCAACCTCCTCAAGCCGGCCCTTGCCCGCGGTGAGCTTCACTGCATCGGTGCCACCACGCTCGATGAATATCGCAAGCACGTCGAGAAGGACCCGGCGCTGGAGCGCCGCTTCCAGCCGGTGTTCGTGGGCGAGCCGACGGTCGAGGACACCATCTCCATCCTGCGCGGGCTGAAGGAGAAATATGAGCTTCACCACGGCATCACGATCACCGACCCGGCGATCGTGGCGGCGGCGACGCTCAGCAACCGCTACATCTCCGACCGCTTCCTGCCGGACAAGGCGATCGACCTGATGGACGAGGCTGCGAGCCGGATCCGGATGGAGGTCGAGAGCAAGCCGGAGGAGATCGAGAATCTCGACCGGCGGATCATGCAGCTCAAGATCGAGCGCGAGGCGCTGAAGCGGGAAAAGGACGCGGCGTCGCGCGACCGGCTCGGCAACCTGGAAACCGAACTCGGCAACCTGGAACAGCAGTCGGCCGAACTGACCCAGCGCTGGCACGCGGAGAAGGAGAAGATCGCCGCCGCTTCCAAGGTGCAGGAACAGCTCGACGCCGCCCGGCTGGAGCTGGAGCAGGCCCAGCGCGGGGGCGACCTCGCCAAGGCCGGCGAGCTTGCCTACGGGCGCATCCCGGCCCTGGAAAAGCAGCTGGAGGAGGCGCGCACCGCCACCCAGCACGCCATGCTGCGGGAGGAAGTCACCGACCAGGACATCGCCGCCGTGGTCAGCCGCTGGACCGGGGTTCCGGTCGAGCGGATGATGGAAGGCGAACGCGACAAATTGCTGCAGATGGAGCAGCTGATCGGCAAGCGCGTGATCGGCCAGGACCAGGCGGTGAAGGCCGTCTCCACCGCTGTCCGCCGCGCCCGCGCAGGGCTTCAGGACCCCAATCGTCCGCTGGGCAGCTTCCTGTTCCTGGGTCCGACCGGCGTCGGCAAGACCGAGCTGACCAAGGCGCTGGCCGAATTCCTGTTCGACGATCCCACCGCGATGGTCCGCATCGACATGAGCGAGTTCATGGAGAAGCATGCCGTCGCCCGGCTGATCGGCGCTCCTCCCGGCTATGTCGGCTATGAGGAAGGTGGTGTGCTGACCGAAGCGGTTCGCCGCCGGCCCTATCAGGTCGTGCTGTTCGACGAGGTGGAGAAGGCGCACGGCGACGTGTTCAACGTTCTGCTCCAGGTGCTTGACGACGGGCGGCTGACCGACGGGCAGGGC
This window contains:
- the clpB gene encoding ATP-dependent chaperone ClpB encodes the protein MDFEKLTDRAKGFVQAAQTIAVREHHQRITPGHLLKALLDDEQGLAAGLINAAGGDAKAAQREADALVAKVPAVTGTGATSAPALDGDVIRLMDQAEQVAKKAGDSYVTVQRILLAMALAKGTDVATALERAGVRPLALNAAIDKLQGGRTADTQGAEDRLDALKKFARDLTQAARDGKLDPVIGRDEEIRRTIQVLARRTKNNPVLIGEPGVGKTAIVEGLAIRMMNGDVPDGLKDRRLLSLDMGSLIAGAKYRGEFEERLKGVLDEVKAAAGEIILFIDEMHTLVGAGKSEGAMDASNLLKPALARGELHCIGATTLDEYRKHVEKDPALERRFQPVFVGEPTVEDTISILRGLKEKYELHHGITITDPAIVAAATLSNRYISDRFLPDKAIDLMDEAASRIRMEVESKPEEIENLDRRIMQLKIEREALKREKDAASRDRLGNLETELGNLEQQSAELTQRWHAEKEKIAAASKVQEQLDAARLELEQAQRGGDLAKAGELAYGRIPALEKQLEEARTATQHAMLREEVTDQDIAAVVSRWTGVPVERMMEGERDKLLQMEQLIGKRVIGQDQAVKAVSTAVRRARAGLQDPNRPLGSFLFLGPTGVGKTELTKALAEFLFDDPTAMVRIDMSEFMEKHAVARLIGAPPGYVGYEEGGVLTEAVRRRPYQVVLFDEVEKAHGDVFNVLLQVLDDGRLTDGQGRTVDFTNTIIILTSNLGSQYLAALADDESVEKAEPQVMDVVRSHFRPEFLNRLDEIILFHRLSAANMAPIVDIQVDRLRKLLTDRKIKLELTDAARAWLARVGYDPTYGARPLKRAVQRYLQDPLADLILRGDVRDGSTVRADEDDGGLKLEPVAEPQPA